A genomic window from Fusarium oxysporum Fo47 chromosome VIII, complete sequence includes:
- a CDS encoding uncharacterized protein (expressed protein), protein MKLSVIGLLFSLVAMTNAQCYNCIYANGAPSCDACPSAIPNGCGGCIGGCPAAEGGTSSSYDVDC, encoded by the coding sequence ATGAAGCTGTCAGTTATTGGTCTCCTTTTCAGCCTAGTCGCCATGACCAACGCGCAGTGCTACAACTGCATTTATGCAAACGGTGCACCCTCATGCGACGCATGCCCCAGTGCTATTCCCAACGGATGTGGTGGCTGCATTGGCGGTTGCCCTGCTGCGGAGGGTGGAACTTCATCTAGTTACGACGTGGACTGTTAG
- a CDS encoding glycoside hydrolase superfamily — translation MPPIAQRTLLEKGWSFKKVTDGHDAWKPVARVPSVAHIDLIDNGIIPDPFLNMNELEVEWVGETAWTYRTTFDSPSANSRSVYLVFEGLDTFAQVKLNDVIILESDNMFLSHRVDVTNKLSNEGPNVLSIDFDSALLKAREIKEQYPDHRWELFNGEAGRLVVRKAQYHWGWDWGPVLNTAGPWKPVWLEVSSAHINDFLLKYTVSTDLEKIQGTVEVDIEGLYDTANVSINFQDDAVYTTTAAKSSDGRLVVPFAIDQPKLWYPAGYGHQPQYSVSVSIVKDSQKLDAKTKKTGFRRSELVQKGDSHGKSFFFRINNIDIFCGGSCWIPADNLLPRITPAKYRDWLKLMIEGNQIMTRVWGGGIYEDDAFYDCCDEMGILVWQDFMFGCGNYPVGPSLIKSIREEAVQNVGRLHHHPSIVIYAGNNEDYQVQEQAGLEYNPDDKDPSSWLKSSFPARYYYEYLLPEVVNEVSPGMIYWPGSPFSGGKDTADKTTGDLHQWNVWHGTQEKYQVFDRLGGRFNSEFGMEAFPALSTIKHCITEDCDRFPQSQMMDFHNKADGHERRIATYVVENFRPLPDLESHIYLTQVCQSEAMTFAYRSWRRQWGDDRRCGGVLVWQMNDCWPAISWSIVDYFLTKKPAYYSIRRALKPIAAGVQRQHHDWSVVHARPAKTSSFEVWVASSKQQEVTVTVEIRFISIKTGRDIRDKIVKANTVLVPNGTTDILTGQIDNAKDEPHVISVSVLQSGVCVSQDVDWPQPLKYLDFSDRGVEIQVGPDGYQLTANKPTKGLVFEELPGVSLEDNCIDLMPGEVVTVKARGSETLSGVPKYRYL, via the exons ATGCCTCCAATTGCACAAAGAACTCTGCTTGAGAAGGGGTGGTCATTCAAGAAAGTGACAGATGGCCATGATGCATGGAAGCCTGTGGCCAGAGTGCCCTCGGTTGCCCATATCGACTTGATTGACAACGGAAT CATTCCTGACCCATTTCTCAATATGAATGAGCTCGAAGTTGAGTGGGTTGGGGAGACGGCTTGGACTTACCGCACTACTTTTGACTCGCCGTCTGCCAACAGTAGATCAGTGTATCTTGTCTTCGAGGGTCTTGATACCTTTGCTCaagtcaagctcaacgaTGTCATAATACTCGAGAGCGACAACATGTTCCTCAGCCATCGCGTTGATGTTACTAACAAGCTTTCGAATGAGGGGCCCAACGTGTTGAGCATCGACTTCGACAGTGCACTACTAAAGGCCCGAGAGATTAAAGAGCAATATCCTGATCATCGATGGGAACTCTTCAATGGAGAGGCCGGACGCTTGGTTGTGAGAAAGGCTCAATACCACTGG GGATGGGACTGGGGTCCAGTGCTCAACACCGCCGGTCCATGGAAACCAGTCTGGCTTGAAGTGTCATCTGCTCACATCAATGACTTCCTCCTCAAATACACTGTCTCTACAGATCTCGAAAAGATCCAGGGCACGGTAGAAGTCGACATTGAGGGGCTGTATGACACGGCAAATGTCTCCATCAACTTTCAAGACGACGCCGTTTACACTACGACAGCTGCCAAGTCTTCTGACGGCCGTCTGGTTGTCCCTTTTGCTATAG ATCAACCCAAGCTGTGGTACCCTGCTGGATACGGCCATCAGCCTCAGTACAGCGTGAGCGTCAGTATTGTCAAAGACAGCCAGAAGCTTGATgcaaagaccaagaagactGGTTTCCGGCGAAGTGAGCTTGTTCAAAAAGGCGACTCTCATGGAAAATCGTTCTTCTTCAGGATTAACAATATTGACATATTCTGCGGCGGCTCGTGCTGGATCCCCGCCGACAACCTCCTACCTCGAATCACTCCCGCCAAATACCGAGATTGGTTGAAGCTTATGATAGAAGGCAATCAGATCATGACGAG AGTTTGGGGCGGTGGCATCTACGAAGATGATGCTTTCTATGACTGTTGTGATGAGATGGGCATCCTTGTTTGGCAGGACTTCATGTTTGGGTGCGGTAACTATCCTGTAGGGCCATCACTCATAAAGTCGATTCGCGAGGAGGCAGTGCAGAACGTTGGCCGACTGCATCACCACCCTTCTATCGTCATCTACGCCGGCAATAACGAGGATTACCAGGTGCAGGAGCAAGCAGGTCTCGAGTACAATCCAGACGACAAGGACCCTTCCTCTTGGCTCAAGTCCTCTTTTCCTGCTCGGTACTACTACGAGTATCTTTTACCGGAGGTGGTCAATGAGGTATCTCCAGGGATGATCTACTGGCCTGGATCACCATTTTCCGGAGGTAAAGACACTGCAGACAAGACTACTGGAGATCTCCACCAATGGAATG TTTGGCATGGTACACAGGAGAAATATCAGGTCTTTGACAGGTTGGGTGGCAGATTCAACAGCGAGTTCGGCATGGAAGCTTTCCCAGCCTTGTCAACGATCAAGCACTGCATCACAGAAGATTGCGATCGTTTCCCACAGTCTCAGATGATGGACTTCCACAACAAGGCCGACGGCCACGAACGACGGATCGCTACTTACGTAGTGGAGAACTTTCGTCCTCTACCAGATCTAGAG TCTCACATATACTTGACGCAAGTTTGCCAGAGCGAAGCCATGACTTTTGCGTACCGCAGCTGGCGTCGCCAATGGGGAGATGATCGTCGATGTGGCGGTGTTCTCGTCTGGCAGATGAACGATTGCTGGCCTGCCATCTCATGGTCCATCGTCGATTACTTCCTCACTAAGAAGCCAGCTTACTATTCTATTCGTCGAGCACTCAAGCCCATCGCTGCCGGAGTCCAACGACAACACCACGACTGGAGTGTAGTGCATGCCAGGCCAGCGAAGACTTCTTCATTTGAAGTTTGGGTTGCGAGCAGCAAGCAGCAGGAGGTAACTGTCACTGTTGAGATTCGCTTCATTTCTATCAAGACTGGCAGGGATATCAGGGATAAAATTGTCAAGGCCAATACTGTCCTGGTCCCGAATGGTACGACTGATATCCTCACTGGGCAGATTGACAATGCAAAGGATGAGCCGCATGTTATATCGGTCAGTGTCCTGCAGTCTGGCGTTTGTGTTTCCCAAGACGTCGATTGGCCTCAACCTCTCAAGTATCTGGACTTCTCCGATAGAGGTGTTGAGATTCAGGTCGGGCCAGATGGTTATCAGCTCACGGCTAACAAGCCCACCAAAGGCTTGGTCTTTGAGGAGCTACCAGGCGTCTCTTTGGAAGACAACTGTATCGATCTCATGCCCGGCGAAGTTGTTACTGTAAAGGCTAGGGGAAGTGAGACGTTATCTGGAGTCCCAAAATACAGATACCTTTAA
- a CDS encoding general substrate transporter produces MEDKVQTHIHNEDGTDLKEVKETKVVAGNEAFAKAMIEDPPSAWSRGQILIYCFSFVGFLCSTMNGYDGSLINNLLQNPWFRDKYGVESSGIWAGIVSAMYQIGGVVALPFVGPVLDGFGRRVGMLSGSVIIVVGTIIQGLSHSSGQFMGGRFLLGFGVSLAASAGPMYVIEINHPAYRGRVGAMYNTLWFSGAIIAAGSARAGLNTGGDYSWLLITWLQALCSGLIVIFSLLLPESPRWLYVHNKREAAEAILTRYHGHGNSESPWVKLQIAEYEESLNLDGSDKRWWDYRALFRDRAAVYRLSCNLAISIFSQWAGNAVLSYFLGAVLETAGYTGTIEQANITLLNYCQQFIWAILGACLVDKIGRRPLLLFSFSACTVVWLGMTIASSEFSKSYVGTDADGKAIYSNTTASKAALSMVFIFGAVFSFGITPLQALYPVEVLSFEMRAKGMAFSNLAVNAAGLLNQFAWPVAMKEIGWKTYIIFTIWDLVQVALIYVFIPETKGRTLEELDEIFEAESPVKMSTQKKTIAIDSQGAVLKVEKV; encoded by the exons ATGGAGGACAAGGTCCAGACACACATACACAATGAAGACGGCACG GACCTCAAAGAGGTGAAGGAGACCAAAGTGGTCGCGGGCAACGAAGCTTTCGCCAAAGCGATGATTGAGGATCCTCCCTCGGCATGGAGTCGGGGTCAGATCTTGATCTACTGCTTCTCTTTCGTCGGCTTCCTCTGCAGCACAATGAACGGTTACGATGGAAGCTTGATCAACAACCTCCTTCAGAACCCCTGGTTTCGAGATAAATACGGTGTTGAGAGCAGCGGCATCTGGGCAGGCATCGTCTCAGCCATGTACCAGATTGGAGGTGTTGTTGCGCTACCCTTTGTTGGTCCTGTTCTCGATGGCTTCGGTCGAAGAGTTGGAATGCTCTCTGGCTCTGTCATCATCGTTGTTGGTACCATCATTCAAGGCCTGTCCCACTCCTCCGGGCAGTTCATGGGAGGGCGTTTCTTGTTGGGCTTTGGCGTGTCACTCGCAGCCTCTGCAGGTCCCATGTACGTCATTGAGATTAACCATCCAGCTTACCGTGGACGTGTTGGAG CCATGTACAACACCTTATGGTTCTCAGGAGCTATCATCGCCGCCGGATCCGCTCGAGCTGGATTAAATACGGGAGGAGACTACTCGTGGCTGCTCATCACCTGGCTCCAAGCTCTGTGCTCTGGCCTCATCGTCATTTTTAGTCTGCTTCTACCCGAGTCTCCGCGATGGCTCTATGTCCACAACAAGAGAGAGGCTGCCGAAGCCATCTTGACACGATACCACGGCCACGGAAACTCAGAGTCACCGTGGGTCAAGCTTCAAATTGCCGAATATGAAGAGTCGTTGAACTTGGATGGCAGCGACAAGCGATGGTGGGACTACCGTGCTCTCTTTCGTGATAGAGCTGCTGTCTACCGTCTCTCCTGCAACTTggccatctccatcttcagccaATGGGCAGGAAACGCCGTGCTTTCCTACTTTCTCGGTGCAGTGCTCGAGACGGCTGGGTACACTGGAACGATTGAGCAGGCCAACATCACGTTGCTCAACTATTGCCAACAGTTCATCTGGGCCATTCTCGGTGCTTGCCTCGTTGACAAGATCGGACGTCGTCCTCTTCTGCTGTTCTCCTTCTCCGCATGCACCGTCGTCTGGCTGGGCATGACCATCGCGTCGTCTGAATTCTCCAAGTCTTACGTAGGTACTGATGCGGATGGAAAGGCAATCTACTCCAATACTACTGCATCCAAGGCGGCTTTATCCATGGTATTCATCTTTGGCGCCGTCTTCTCGTTTGGAATCACACCCCTACAGGCTCTTTACCCTGTCGAAGTGCTCTCTTTCGAGATGCGTGCCAAGGGAATGGCCTTTTCCAACCTTGCTGTCAATGCCGCTGGCCTGCTGAACCAGTTTGCTTGGCCTGTTGCCATGAAGGAAATTGGTTGGAAGACATACATTATTTTTACCATCTGGGATCTTGTCCAAGTTGCTCTAATCTATGTCTTCATCCCCGAGACCAAAGGTCGAACT cttgaagagcttgatgagatatTTGAGGCCGAAAGCCCGGTGAAAATGTCAACCCAGAAGAAAACAATTGCCATTGATAGTCAAGGTGCAGTTTTgaaggtcgagaaggtctGA